The Anomalospiza imberbis isolate Cuckoo-Finch-1a 21T00152 chromosome 13, ASM3175350v1, whole genome shotgun sequence genome includes the window GTGTACTAGAGTCTCTTAAAACTAAACTGAATATTTAAACAGTTCACAAAACATGCTGAAAACAGCTATACCTTCTGTCTAGAATATGGAACCAAATTACAGGGCTGACATAGATGAAAATTTAACTCAGTCTAACAGCCAGTTTTCCTTTGTCtaaagaaattactttaaaattggGGTCATGTCTTGAATTAAAAACAATACTAAAACCCAGTTATTTGAATGGCTCAGGCTGCTTTTGTCTCTTATTTTATAGGTCAAATTTCCTGGGGCATAAAGGTGAGGTGGCTGAAGAGTTTGGTGTAATAATGAAGGCTTTATGGGCAGGACAGTATAAATATATCAGTCCAAAAGACTTCAAAATTACAATTGGGAAGATTAATGACCAATTTTCAGGATATAGCCAACAAGACTCCCAAGAATTGCTTCTCTTTCTAATGGATGGCTTGCATGAAGACCTAAATAAAGTAAGCAATACACTTAAAACAAATTATATATCAGTCAGATAAtcaagagaaataaatttttaaaatactttcttaTTCTGTAAGGTGATTATATGACTGCAACCCTGTATAGAAAGAAATACGATTATTCAGAATTAAAGAAGGAATTCTGAAGTAGAAGGTATAAGGTAGTGGAGGGAGTCACAGAAGAAGCCTCACTAGACAAGAACTGGATGGCTACAGTGACATGTTTAAATATTCTTGTGAATATTCAATCATATGCTTGCCTATAGATGAGACTTCTTACTTACACATATGTTAATATATTGCTGTGGTATTTAAACTTCTGCTATCCAGGCTGACAACAGGAAAAGatacaaggaagaaaataatgatcACCTTGATGACTCAAGTGCAGCAGAAATAGCCTGGCACAAACACAAACAGCTCAACGAGTCCATTATTGTGGCACTCTTCCAAGGCCAGTTCAAATCCACCGTGCAGTGTCTGACGTGTCACAAGAGGTCCCGAACCTTCGAGGCTTTCATGTATCTATCATTACCACTCGCATCCTCCAGCAAATGCACTCTGCAGGTATGGGGAACTGGAGAGAAACAGCTCCTGGAGTGCATTCCTCTGGCACTTCATTATGATGCTACTTCTGCTCACCCTCTGCGTGAAGGGGTTGGTCAGCATTCTGCTTAATTTGCATTGACCTGAAACATGAACAGATCTgaatctgcatttttaaaaattcttctaaAGTTTAAAGAAATAGGTTATCCcttaaaagttttaaattagAAGCAGGATGGAAATACTGAAGCTGCAATAGCAGCATGTATATTACTTGCTTTGGTAGGTCACAATGTAAGTATtctgtgtttttaaacaaaacattcTATATTTTGAAGGACGCTGATTAATATCTGCAGTAAAACTTGCTTCCACATATAGATTTAAGTCACTTTTCCTCAGTGAAATGTAGGATGCAGATAAATGATGCAGGTTAACAACCAaatgggaaacaaaaattttttttatacTTCCATAAACGCCTACCGTTCACAAtctctgtattttgttttagGAATGCCTTAGATTATTCTCCAAAGAAGAAAAGCTCACTGATAACAATAGATTTTACTGTAGTCATTGCAAAACTCGAAGGgattctttgaaaaaaatagaaatttggAAATTACCACCTGTTCTTCTTGTGCACTTGAAACGGTAAGGAAATGCTGTTTGGAGAATATTAATTAGGATGAAATGACCAGGCTTTGATGGAGAACTGGACTGTTCCACGGCAACAGCTGAGCATTTTTACTTAGAGAAGGTCACAGATACATTAGTAATTGTAATGTTGCAAGAATTTGATTTTCATCTGATGCTTCTTTTATAAGGCTGTAATTCCCAAGGCACTTTCACAAGTGACCTCTTGTTATTTTTGCTAAGAAACACATGAGGAAATGTTAACAGAACTGGGGGCTTCAGTTGAGATCACATCCTGGttaaaaacagggaaaacaaacatgCTTAATGAAATGGAATAGCTTGTGAACAACCTGTAACTTTTCATTATGCTTTTTAATTCTCTAGATTTTCCTACGATGGAAGATGGAAACAAAAACTTCAAACTTCAGTAGATTTTCCACTGGAAACTCTTGACCTCTCTCAGTATGTCATTGGTCCAAAGACTTCCTTGAAGAGATACAATCTGTTCTCAGTATCGGTGAGTAACCATGTCACATTTCAAAATCCAGCTGCACTTTATGACAGGACTCAGGGTGGCCTCTGTGATTCAGCCAGGCTGCATTGTAGTTGCAGATTAAGTTGCATTCTAAAAAGAACAATTGGGATGTAGTAAAATTCTCATGTTCTAGATTATTTCCCTAACTAGGGAAGAAATGGCAGCTCTGAAGGCCACTAATCCTTGCCTTacattcacagaatcattacGGTGGGCTGGACGGGGGGCACTACACAGCCTACTGCaaaaatgcttcaaaacagCGCTGGTTTAAGTTTGATGACCATGAAGTGTCTGAGATCTCGGCGTCCTCGGTGAAGTCCTCAGCTGCTTACATTCTCTTTTATACTTCCTATGAACAGCGAGCAGTAGATATGGCCACGTAAAGGAATGTGGCTTAAGGAAACTGGTTTTCTCTCTTCAAGAGCAAAGTAGGCCTGGGAATGCATATAAATATGCAAAAAGTACAGCAGACATAGTCACTGGAGGAGTGGGAGGAGCAGGGTGTCTGCCAGCAGGGCTCACTCGGGCCATAGCAGTGCTTAACAATCAGAGACCGATGGGTAACGCTTGTGGTCATACTGCCATCTGTGAAACCATTTACAAGCATACTTGcattaatgtttatttttaaaagaactatATTTTTAGTCTGCTCCAAAATTAAATTCTAGCTTAGTCATCTGAAATCTATTAACAAGTAGTTTAAAATGTCTTAAAATCCCAAGGCATatcctgatttatttttttctttcactgttaaTGGCCTTTTCACATTTCTAACCTTAAGCTTGACTCTACTGTGAATACTCTAGAACGATGTAAACAGGTAGGAATGTAAGTGTACATATTGATTGCATACTTGCACATCAGAATTATGTATATAATAAAATGTTGTCCTTTTTGTGAGAATCTCTAAACCTCAGAGGATTGCATTTATTTGCCAGCTCTAAATAATTGCAACACTACTTAATAAAAAAAGCAGAGctgtattattttttctgttagcTTTTGTCAATATTTGTGCACTTCAGAGTTATTCTAAACAAAcaagattttcctttttaattttttaatataaattttcatGTACACATGCATTAAAAACCttaatgaagaaattatttaaaaatatatcctGTTAAATGtatgtttgggtttggtttttcaTTCTGTTATGTAATGATCAAGATTGTACATAATAACAGTCTGACTCATACTCACACAGTTTAAAGGTTctccagattaaaaaaaatactggtttGCTTAGAGCTGATTGGtttaaaaacttcttttagTTGCATCTTTCATATTTCTCTGCTCTGGATTAGAGttagttttccttttctgataAGGTTGGCATTCAAAAGTCTTACATTCTTAGCTTTTACTTGTCTTTGTCTGTCTTGCTGATGGAATTAAGACCAATATTGATTGCTTTCCAGAAGTTTGCAAGCTGCAAACAAGTTTGAAGTGCTGGAGAAACAAAAATGACATCAGTAGAGCaatgcctttttctttcttatgtaTTAATGGTCACTCCATCCTCTCTTCTGTAGCACAGTCTGGTCTGGTTGTGTGCTTTCATTTTGGTATCCTTCTGTTAGTTCCTGAAAGGCAGGTTAGAACAACCTTCTATACTTAACCAGCAGAAAAACAAGAATTTCCAGGTAAGTGCATCTGTGTGCTCAACATCCGTGTTGTTTTGAGGGGTGCAAGAAGGTTGTCATGGAAAACAACCCCTGGCCCTTGTGCAGTGGAGCCAATGCACGTCCCTTCATGGCTTAGAGGCTGGAACTGTCCTTTCTAGGAATCACTTCCTGAGAGACCACAACAGCTGATCAGTGGTGCACATGCTCTAGTTTATTGATGAAACAGGAGTTGGCTAATGCTGCTGGTGAATTCTAGGTGCTGCCCTACTCAGTGTTCATTTTCAAGGCTAACAGGGTGTCAGTAGCCTTGGGAGATGTAGAAGAGGAGGTAAGCTGTGTCAGCCTGCACTGCAGAGTCTGGGATCTTGGTGACCTGGGCATCATCAAAGCTGTACCAGTGTTTGGTGACTGAGTGCTTGCAGAAGGCCGTGTAGTGGCCATAATCCAGATCTCCAGCGTGGTTCTGTAACAAACAACACAGTCTGTTAAAAGCAGACTCCTGTTCGGTCTCCTTACAGGCAAAGCTAGGAACTGGCAATTGTTTTTTGTATGCACTGGGAAAAGATGGCACTGAGGGTTCTAGCCACTTTTGGCCTAGGGCAGGAAATGTTAATTCAAATAAATTCTTTCAAACAGAGTAAATGGATGATGATCATGcttatttattttgcagttaCATTTGCAGCCCAACTATTAGCCCTGATACAGGTCACTATAAGAGAGTCCCACTTGTTGTGAGCCATGTCCTTATTTAAAAACAGGATTCATGCAGGATCAGCCTGCGAGTTTACTCTGAAGAGGCGTTATGTGCCAGGAGTGCATTCTTTTAACAGTGGGATGTTggggaagaaggagaaataGTGTCTCTGTCCTTCAGTTACATACTGTTACTGGATTGTGTCCATGGCTGGTAGAAAAAAGCGTACAACACAACATACATTAAATTATAAATCATTATACGTGAAGTCCAAACCAAGACAGGCTTCATCTGCTCCATGAGGCAGGGCCTTCCCAATAAAAGCAGGAAGGGCAAAGCTTACCACTACAGCACACAAGCTGTACTCTGTATTGTTGGGACACAGTGTGGAGATGTAAGGAGAGAGATCCAGATCACTGAATGGATAGCAGACAGTGGTTAAGAGTTTCCTTATGTGCTTGTCCTGCCAGGCAAACCTGAAACGAATTTTTGAATGATTTTTAATGACCCTCAGCTTCTGTTTGTGTTGTGGTCATTGCTTAACTGACTTTCCTAGGAGGAGGGAAAAGCCACAACTGACTACCTAGCATTTGAAAGAGGGATCTCTGTTAATGTTGTATATTGCAGTAAACTGACAGAAAATGCACTAAGCCCACATGACATGTCCAGCAAGAAAAGCAGAGCTCTTGCTTCCTGATCCTTCAGTCAATGCCTGAAGTCATATATTTGCATCACTCTCTCTGTGTCCTAAACATTTTGGACTGGACTGCAGTGCCAGTGTCAGCTCTTCTCTCATGCCAGACTTCATCCCTCTTCCCTCTGTAACTTTGAGTACATCACTGCACTGTTAAACATTTACAGTGTGgccaagagctgcagctggggacCACATGTCCTTTGAGAATGTTGAGAAAAGCAGATGCTGAATGGAAAGTCAAATAAGAATTTCAAATAACACATTTCTGGGAAGCCAAATCATCCCAGAGTAGTTTTCTTTATAGGTGGAAAgttgttaagaaaaaaaaatctttagaatAAATTCAGCATCTAGCTATGTGTGCCTAGTGAAGTCTGCTAACCCAGGTGCTCCTTTGCTGAGGCACCACTCTGTTTAGGCCTGATTTAGTAAAGGGATAAACAAAACCAGAGTGCCTCAACTGCAGTACCAGCAAGCAAAACACTGTGTCAGTCCTGCTTTTGGAACCCAAGCCACAGGTGTCTCAGTTGCCATCGAAACCGATTCACAAGGATCATACAGGGACTGAATGAGCCACTGCACTGGGCTGTAGTCAGTCACTGCTTGGTGGAGTTTTCTTCCCTCTGGAGAGCAGATCCCAAGTATAGGGAGAAATTTGGTGGGCTGCAGGACACAGGCACAACGCCGTACATGAAATTCAGGAATGCAACTTGCATGTTTGACAGCTCTTTTTCTGTAAATGCCCTTTTAGCTTTCAGGTATCTAAAGTATTAAACCCACTTATTTGCAGTGGTTTCCTTTCAGGCAAACACAAGTGACTGTCCTTCATGACTCAAATTACCCAGGAACTGGCTGTGTCATGCCCCACTTAGACTATACCTCTTTAGATGAAAAATTATGATCTGTGGTGCCTTGGTTATGGAGGCCTTTACTGTTGCATCTTGGTTGCTTCCACACCAGTAGCAGTGGATTTGGTTGTTCCGAGTCAGTGTGTCTGGCTGAAAAAAGCATTCCAGGCAGTCctgtcagaggaaaaaaaaaaacaaacatcacTTGATTGAACAGATCTCCCTCCACCCCTGAAGGTGCTAAGCAACGCAAGAGATGAATTTGCTCCTCCTAACTGAAGTGTGAGGCAGCAAGGCTGACATTACAAATTCACAAGACAAAGCAGCCAACATTGGCTTCCATTCTCCCCACCAAGGCAGGAAATACTTGGATGACTTAGAGAAACCTGAAATACTTGGATGACTGGGAGAAACCTTCACAGCTGCTATTAAATGATCTTAATATCCTTCATCTCCTGACAACTCGTGAGCGTTGCTCCTGTAACCCTACCAGCCTCCATGGTTCTGAGACCAGTAAAGACACCCCGCTTCTCTAGGGACCAGATCCAGGACTATCCATTAGTGCCCAGGAGACCAAAGTAACTAAACCCCTGCATTTTTCCAGTAACACCTATTAGTGTAAGCCTCTACATGAAGCAGAAACCAGCAGGAATGTGTTGGCTGTTGTACCTGCAGAGAGCACACTCTGGTGgaagggatgggcagggagaggaCAGTGAAGTTCTCAGGTCTGTCACTGAGGGCTTTGCATGTCAGACACCTGATACCATAACTGAGCTGTCCCTCAAACAAGTGTGTTATGATAGATGTGCCACTGCTACTCCTTGTGCttgctcctgcagcagggctcTGTCTTTCTTGGCTTGGCtatacagaaggaaaaaaattaacaaaatgtAGATGAACAATTGTCTTGAGAAGTGCCTTCACTGGGTTTTAATAGGTGCTGCCCACTCCCCGAGTTGATCAGTTGTTAGTCTTGCCACAGAACTTGGCTCTAAAATGCTGTTACTTTACTTGAGGGTTCATACACGCAGAGTAAGATTGATTCCTTTTCTTAgagaaaagtaataaaaatacaacAATTCAGA containing:
- the USP50 gene encoding ubiquitin carboxyl-terminal hydrolase 50 isoform X4, with the translated sequence MNERTFYSKNLKNNLFIVASGLQPMVLENSRWKDGMEMEVFSQGTAGGYEQPAPRAHGAAEPGEHVLHERSAAVPLQPDPARAVFPLRKVEHSPAGIGESATAFGCLVSDMWLGEFDYVSPEAFHSVFGKRYPAFSRRTQHDAQEFLICVLDDLHEAFKEPSQERQSPAAGASTRSSSGTSIITHLFEGQLSYGIRCLTCKALSDRPENFTVLSLPIPSTRVCSLQDCLECFFQPDTLTRNNQIHCYWCGSNQDATVKASITKAPQIIIFHLKRFAWQDKHIRKLLTTVCYPFSDLDLSPYISTLCPNNTEYSLCAVVPWTQSSNSM
- the USP50 gene encoding ubiquitin carboxyl-terminal hydrolase 50 isoform X1 — protein: MNERTFYSKNLKNNLFIVASGLQPMVLENSRWKDGMEMEVFSQGTAGGYEQPAPRAHGAAEPGEHVLHERSAAVPLQPDPARAVFPLRKVEHSPAGIGESATAFGCLVSDMWLGEFDYVSPEAFHSVFGKRYPAFSRRTQHDAQEFLICVLDDLHEAFKEPSQERQSPAAGASTRSSSGTSIITHLFEGQLSYGIRCLTCKALSDRPENFTVLSLPIPSTRVCSLQDCLECFFQPDTLTRNNQIHCYWCGSNQDATVKASITKAPQIIIFHLKRFAWQDKHIRKLLTTVCYPFSDLDLSPYISTLCPNNTEYSLCAVVNHAGDLDYGHYTAFCKHSVTKHWYSFDDAQVTKIPDSAVQADTAYLLFYISQGY
- the USP50 gene encoding ubiquitin carboxyl-terminal hydrolase 50 isoform X2; its protein translation is MNERTFYSKNLKNNLFIVASGLQPMVLENRWKDGMEMEVFSQGTAGGYEQPAPRAHGAAEPGEHVLHERSAAVPLQPDPARAVFPLRKVEHSPAGIGESATAFGCLVSDMWLGEFDYVSPEAFHSVFGKRYPAFSRRTQHDAQEFLICVLDDLHEAFKEPSQERQSPAAGASTRSSSGTSIITHLFEGQLSYGIRCLTCKALSDRPENFTVLSLPIPSTRVCSLQDCLECFFQPDTLTRNNQIHCYWCGSNQDATVKASITKAPQIIIFHLKRFAWQDKHIRKLLTTVCYPFSDLDLSPYISTLCPNNTEYSLCAVVNHAGDLDYGHYTAFCKHSVTKHWYSFDDAQVTKIPDSAVQADTAYLLFYISQGY
- the USP50 gene encoding ubiquitin carboxyl-terminal hydrolase 50 isoform X3 translates to MAWKWKYSPKEQLEDMSSLHPGLTGLQNLENTCYMNAVLQCLCSLTPLVQYFLSGKWNTALQEEIGESATAFGCLVSDMWLGEFDYVSPEAFHSVFGKRYPAFSRRTQHDAQEFLICVLDDLHEAFKEPSQERQSPAAGASTRSSSGTSIITHLFEGQLSYGIRCLTCKALSDRPENFTVLSLPIPSTRVCSLQDCLECFFQPDTLTRNNQIHCYWCGSNQDATVKASITKAPQIIIFHLKRFAWQDKHIRKLLTTVCYPFSDLDLSPYISTLCPNNTEYSLCAVVNHAGDLDYGHYTAFCKHSVTKHWYSFDDAQVTKIPDSAVQADTAYLLFYISQGY